TTATGAATTAAGTATCtgtgtattcatttttttcattgaaacaaaatatctcttttctttctttttttattttgattctttgccttctgttatatttttttattggattattttaaatttatatctcCCTGTCCCacaacccctccccttccataaaaaaaggaatcaaagaaaCTTAGAAGAATCACTCACCCTAACAAGGATTGCCTTGattttttctaaaatttcttggtttttttccTCCACCTCTTTGACTTTGAACAGCATGGTCTCACAGATTCCTTCAAGAGTAGCCACTGCATGTACAAGATGTTCCAGAGGGTGGTACCAGGCTCGTAAAATGCTTATCATCATCTTCAGAAGGACATCTGACTAATCAATGATTGTCAAATATCAATTTAAAATAAGTGAAATCAGCCATAGTAAATACATGTGCTTTTTGCATAATCATGGCTAATTACAATATCTAGTTGTTTTATTGAGTGGATGGAAAATGTTTCGGTATATCACattataaaaatgacattttaatcCACAGAACTACAGTTTGCTAACATAAACCaactagatcatatttttttctgagactAAATTGATCATATTTTGTTTTCCATCTATATTCTACCATACTGTCCTCAAGTGATCATTTCTATTTGGTTATTTATCTTGTTCATAAGAAATCAAAGCTTTGATGACCCTTGGTAGGTGTCCAAAGGATCAGATTCAAATAACCATATTCTAGTATTATCAGTGTCAAATGAGCCAAATCACTTTCATACCAAAAAATCAAATTAGTCACTCATATTCCCATgtcattttatatattctatgatattaaaatacaataaagaaaCCAACACGTCCATAGAGTTAATGcttaacatttctttctttccctggcCTTTGTTAGAGAAGCACATTTATGGGCATATCCACTGAAAGAACAGTAGTTCAGCAGTCCCTTTAACAACATTGAGGTAAAAACACCTTGGACTCTAGAAACACAAATGTCCTTCCTCACAGTGAGTATATGCTCATTACCAAGATCTTATATAATGTCCCTCTCCAATTTAAAATACTTGCTGTGTTGTCTCTTAGCAACTCTAGTGGTAATTAAATGGAACcatagagaggagaggagaatatatatatatcatcaaaGATGGAACAAGACTAAATTGTGATGGCAGAATGGTTGCTGGGTTCACTGTGGCATGATGATTAAGAATGATATCCTGAGGTGAATGAAGCACAGATTCACATTTCTGCCCTCCATGCAAGTGATATAATAAACTCTGTGTAGTACTTTGAAGgttttcttcataatttttctAATGATACATTTGTTAGAGGACTTCTGTGAGAATTAAGTGCATCAACGCCAATAGAGTGCTTTTTGAAGTGTCTaactttaagaaaatgtttcctctttcctcctcttcttccttcattatAATCACATTTTTATTAATGGGAATAGTTTCTGTCTCGGTGATAGGTACTACTaattaaataatagaaaacaaattatatatctgatatatgtacacatattaagtttagttttaattATACAGAGATTTGTTCTGACAGCAAGTCACAGTAGACAGATCATAACAATTACACATTCGAGCTGCTAAGATATGTAGCCCCATCAAAGTAAAGGTTAATCTGAGTCACGGAATAGAGTATGAGCAGAGCCTCTTGTTTCGCTGATTTTCAATTATATCAGAGAAGAAGCCAGACCAGTCAGGGAGTAGTGCACATGTAATGAAAAACCAAACAGAAGTAGAATAGTAGtttatctcaaaaaagaaatagcaTTCTGGTCATTTAAGAAATATGCTGTGAGTGGAAAAGCCTTTTTGTTATAATAAATGAAACTGTATTTGCATCTTTTCCATATGTGTGGATGAATGCATATTCACCCATGAATGTTCAACTTAAATTACAGTTAGTACAATCTAGCACTAATTTTAACTTATAGTATATTGACAATATCATGTTATTGTTTTTGACTGTTAATTCTTCTGCATATTGTTGTTGGATATGTAATGACCACTCCTATAATGCACCTGCAATAACCTACCATACAGTAGACCCTATTTGTTGATTCATTTGTTTTAATGACAACTAAGAATGAAGACTTACATGTGTCTGTTGGATTTGTTCATTGCTTCCAGGAGTAGTAAGTGAAATGGTGTGACAGGTGCTGGAGTTCCTCGATTTGTACCCAAGGCTATGGGCAAAATGCATACCCtggaaataataaaacattttaacttATTGACATTACAAAATTAAATAAGCACAGCTATGATCAttacataaatgtattatatagaTGTATAGTTTATAAAAATTAGCATTACATAAAAATTGAATAATTAAGCAAGCAAAATCTGCTTATAGTTTCTTTCCTTTAAGAATGCAAttcctagggtaattcaagcatttgggctaatagccacttatcaatgagtgcataccatgtatgtctttctgtgattgggttagctcactcaggatgatgttttccagttccaaccatttgcctacgaatttcataaactcgttgtttttgatagctgagtaatattccattgtgtagatgtaccacattttctgtatccattcctctgttgaagggcatctgggttctttccattttctggctattataaataaggctgcgatgaacatagtggagcacgtgtctcttttatatgttgaggcatcttttgggtatatgcccaagagaggtatagctggatcctcaggcagttcaatgtccaattttctgaggaacctccagactgatttccagaatggttttaccagtctgcaatcccaccaacaatggaggagtgttcctctttctccacatcctcgccagcatgtgctgtcacctgagtttttgatcttagccattctcactggtgtgaggtgaaatctcagggttgttttgatttgcatttcccttatgactaaagatgttgaacatttctttaggtgtttctcagccattcggcattcctcagctgtgaattctttgtttagctctaaaccccattttttaccctagatccctagaacaaacgaaactcaagacggatgatcaaaatgtgaatgcttcactccttctttaaatgaggaaaaagaatacccttggcagggaagggagaggcaaagattaaaacagagactgaaggaacacccattcagagcctgccccacatgtggcccatacatatacagccacccaattagacaagatggatgaagcaaagaagtgcagaccgacaggagccggatgtagatcgctcctgagagacacagccagaatacagcaaatacagaggcgaatgccagcagcaaaccactgaactgagaataggtcccctattgaaggaatcagagaaagaactggaagagcttgaaggggctcgagaccccaaaagtacaacaatgccaagcaaccagagcttccagggactaagccactacctaaagactatacatggactgaccctggactctgaccccataggtagcaatgcatatcctagtaagagcaccagtggaaggggaagccctgggtcctgctaagactgaacccccagtgaactagtctatgggggagggcggcaatggggggagggttgggaggggaacacccataaggaaggggagggggatgtttgcccggaaaccgggaaagggaataacactcgaaatgtatataagaaatactcaagttaataaaaaaaaaaaaagaatgcaattcCTTTTATAAAACTATCAGTCCAAATCACTAAGGGTTTTCAGTGTCTTAATTATAACTTGAACTAAATGATACAGAATAATGTATTCATATCTATGTAATTTTACTGTGGATCTAAGttgatatatttgttttaaatatatttggtgAAATTATAACTTGCAATTACCACTGAGTTTTTAATATGACAATAGCACATTCATAATAAACTTATATGGTAATTGTGTTGGTGAGatcaaaattaattataaaattcaGAGAACAACACAAAGATGATACAGAttgattttaagagccagagaaatGGGGAGTCTGCAGTGAGATTATGTCTCCTAGAAATAACAGGGTAGTTATGCACATGATACCATACCGAAATGGCTGTCTTACTTACACCTGAACAATAACTAGAACAACAGACATGCTAAAACTAAAGTATTGGAATCTCTGGTGTCCCCACCCCTGGACAACAAACTTCTGACTACTGATAGAAGAAGTAGGCCTCCTTGGGGATGAAACACTGAATCCTATACTTAATTATAGGACAGCAAAGCTAGATTAAATATACTCAAtaggatgtatatgtgtgtgtgtgtgtgtgtgtttgtgtgtgtgtgtgtgtgtatggggggtccATTATCTATTAATACATATTCACAtgtacttgttttatttttattgatatttaaatttatatattcatgtatatttaaatatatataacataacCATTATTATAACTTTAAAAGCCATTAGTTTGGGATTGAGGATAATGAAGTAGAACAAGCATTGGGAGGATAGAGGAAGTAAAGGAAAAGTTGGaatgaaataattatattttaactaaatTAAAACACTTAACGGATAATAAGCAAATTATTAAAAGTATTATTTAATATCTATATATAATCCTCTGAAGGTTTGTATTACTTATTATTAACAATCCTTGAATTTGCAAGTGCCAAAGACACAGGAAGTCCCCCTTCTCTCACAATATGTGTAAGGCAATGTAATCATTACCTGCATTTTCACAGTGGACAAATTTTATTCCTCACTGGAGCTATACAGAACCAAATTTCTATAATAGAACAGACAGGGTATTCCAGACAATTCAACTCTTGTGACCTCATTTGAAGGAACCATATCTGTGTGACTCACTCTTTATAGCAGGGATACTGTGAAGGTGAAACATTGTGAATGAATGTAAGCTGAAAGAAGGACCAGTGAGTGAAAACAATGGACATTTGTATTCCTTACAAGTCTCTAGAAATATTCTCAAGACTCCCGATTTTGTCTTGATGTCATCTCTGTTTTCCCCACATTGAGCGTACTCTGATCAGACCCTGGGTCTCCACTCGGAAGGGAACACATTTCAATTCtaaaccatctatctatcattagAAATTTATcgcccacaccctcggatcccggcccgcagcagctctctgctcccagaccctgtgagagagagacccaaccgcctagtcaggtgggcactcctgaggctgcagagcggaagagaccaccaacactgctcacccctgcccacatccctggcccaagaggaaactgtataaggcctctgggctcccgtgggggagggcccaggagcagcaggacccctgccagagacaccgcaggaccctgaaggaaacagaccggataaacagttctctgcacccaaatcccatgggagggagagctaaactttcagagaggcagacaagcctgggaaaccagaagagactgatctctgtacatacatctcggacgccagaggaaaacaccaaagagcatctggaaccctggtgcactgaagctcctggaagaggcggcacaggtattcctggttgctgccgccgcagagagcccgtgggcagcaccccacgagcgaacttgagcctcgggaccacaggtaagaccaacttttctgctgcaagaaagctgcccggtgaactcaagacacaggcccacaggaacaggtgaagacctgtagagaggaaaaactacacgcccgaaagcagaacactctgttcccataactggctgaaagaaaacaggaaaacaggtctacagcactcctgacacacaggcttataggacagtctagccactgtcagaaatagcagaacaaagtaacactagagataatctgatggcgagaggcaagcgcaggaacccaagcaacagaaaccaagactacttggcatcatcggagcccaattctcccaccaaaacaaacatggaatatccaaacacaccagaaaagcaagatctagtttcaaaatcatatttgatcatgatgctggaggacttcaagaaagatgtgaagaactcccttagggaaacacaggaaaacattaataaacaagtagaagcctacagagaggaatcgcaaaaatccctgaaagaattccaggaaaacacaatcaaacagttgaaggaattaaaaatggaaatagaagcaatcaagaaagaacacatggaaacaaccctggatatagaaaaccaaaagaagagacaaggagctgtagatacaagcttcaccaaaggaatacaagagatggaagagagaatctcaggagcagaagattccgtagaaatcattgactcaactgtcaaagataatgtaaagcggaaaaagctactggtccaaaacatacaggaaatccaggactcaatgagaagatcaaatctaaggataataggtatagaagagagtgaagactcccagctcaaaggaccagtaaatatcttcaacaaaatcatagaagaaaacttccctaatctaaaaaaagagatacccataggcatacaagaagcctacagaactccaaatagattggaccagaaaagaaacacctcccgtcacataatagtcaaaacaccaaacgcacaaaataaagaaagaatattaaaagcagtaagggaaaaaggtcaagtaacatataaaggcagacctatcagaatcacaccagacttctcgccagaaactatgaaggccagaagatcctggacagatgtcatacagaccctaagagaacacaaatgccagcccaggttactgtatcctgcaaaactctcaattaacatagatggagaaaccaagatattccatgacaaaaccaaatttacacaatatctttctacaaatccagcactacaaaggataataaatggtaaagcccaacataaggaggcaagctataccctagaagaagcaagaaactaatcgtcttggcaacaaaacaaagagaatgaaagcacacaaacataacctcacatccaaatatgaatataacaggaagcaataatcactattccttaaaatctctcaacatcaatggcctcaactccccaataaaaagacatagattaacaaactggatatgcaactaggaccctgcattctgctgcctacaggaaacacacctcagggacaaagacagacattacttcagagtgaaaggctggaaaacaatttttcaggAAATGGTCAGatgaagaaagctggagtagccattctaatatcaaataaaatcaattttcaattaaaagtcatcaaaaaagatgaggaagggcacttcatattcatcaaaggaaaaatccaccaagatgaactctcaatcctaaatatctatgaaccaaatacaagggcacctacatacataaaagaaaccttactaaagctcaaaacacacattgcacctcacacaataatagtgggagatttcaacaccccactctcatcaatggacagatcatggaaacagaaattgaacagagatgtagacagactaagagaagtcatgagccaaatggacttaacggatatttatagaacattctatcctaaagcaaaaggatataccttcttctcagctcctcatggtactttctccaaaattgaccatatatttggtcaaaaaacgggcctcaacaggtacagaaagatagaaataatcccatgcgtgctatcggaccaccacggcctaaaactggtcttcaataacaatcaaggaagaatgcccacatacacttggaaattgaacaatgctctacttaatgataacctggtcaaggaagaaataaagaaagaaattaaaaactttttaaaatttaatgaaaatgaaggtacaacttacccaaacttatgggacacaatgaaagctgtgctaagaggaaaactcatagcgctgagtgcctgcagaaagaaacaggaaagagcatatgtcagcagcttgacagcacacctaaaagctctagaacaaaaagaagcacatacacccaggaggagtagaaggcagaaaataatcaaactcagagcggaaatcaacgaagtagaaacaaaaaggaccatagaaagaatcaacagaaccaaaagttggttctttgagaaaatcaacaagatagataaacccttagccagactaacgagaggacacagagagtgcgtccaaattaacaaaatcagcaatgaaaagggagacataagaacagattcagaggaaattcaaaaaatcatcagatcttactataaaaacctatattcaacaaaacttgaaaatcttcaggaaatggataatttcctagacagataccaggtaccgaagttaaatcaggaacagataaaccagttaaacaaccccataactcctaaggaaatagaagcagtcattaaaggtctcccaaccaaaaagagcccaggtccagacgggtttagtgcagaattctaccaaaccttcatagaagacctcataccaatattatccaaactattccacaaaattgaaacagatggatcactaccgaataccttctacgaagccacaattactcttatacctaaaccacacaaagacacaacaaagaaagagaacttcagaccaatttcccttatgaatatcgatgcaaaaatactcaacaaaattctggcaaaccgaatccaagagcacatcaaaacaatcatccaccatgaccaagtaggcttcatcccaggcatgcagggatgatttaatatacggaaaaccatcaacgtgatccattatataaacaaagtgaaagaacaatatcacatgatcatttcattagacgttgagaaagcatttgacaaaattcaacaccccttcatgataaaagtcctggagagaacaggaattcaaggcccatacgtgaacatagtaaaagccatatacagcaaaccagttgctaacattaaacacaatggagagaaacttgaagcaatcccactaaaatcagggactagacaaggctgcccactctctccctacttattcaatatagttcttgaagttctagccagagaaatcagacaacaaaaggaggtaaaggggatacagatcggaaaagaagaagtcaaaatatcactgtttgcagatgatatgatagtgtatctaagtgatcccaaaagttccaccagagaactactaaagctgataaacaacttcagcaaagtggctgggtataaaattaactcaaataaatcagtagccttcctctacacaaaagagaaacaagccgagaaagaaattagggaaacgacacccttcataatagacccaaataatataaagtacctcggtgtgactttaaccaagcaagtaaaagatctgtacaataagaactacaagacactgaagaaggaaattgaagaagacctcagaagatggaaagatctcccatgctcatggattggcaggattaatatagtaaaaatggccattttaccataagcaatctacagattcaatgcaatcctcatcaaaataccaatccaattcttcaaagagttagacagaacaatttgcaaattcatctggaataacaaaaaacccaggatagctaaagctatcctcaacaataaaaggacttcagggggaatcactatccctgaactcaagcagtattacagagcaatagtgataaaaactgcatggtagtggtacagagacagacagatagaccaatggaatagaattgaagacccagaaatgaacccacacacctatggtcacttgatttttgacaaaggagccaaaaccatccaatggaaaaaagatagcattttcagcaaatggtgctggttcaactagaggtcaacattagatgaatgcagatcgatccatgcttatcaccctgtacaaagcttaagtccaagtggatcaaggacctccacatcaaaccagacacactcaaactaatagaagaaaaactagggaagcatctggaacacatgggcactggaaaaaatttcctaaacagaacaccaatggcttacgctctaagatcaagaatccacaaatgggatctcataaaactacaaagcttctgtaaggcaaagaacatggtggttaggacaaaacggcaaccaacagattgggaaaagatctttaccaatcctacaacagatagaggccttatatccaaaatatacaaagaactcaagaagttagaccgcagggaatcaaataaccctattaaaaaatggggttcagagctaaacaaagaattcacagctgaggaatgccgaatggctgagaaacacctaaagaaatgttcaacatctttagtcataagggaaatgcaaatcaaaacaaccctgagatttcacctcacaccagtgagaatggctaagatcaaaaactcaggtgacagcagatgctggcgaggatgtggagaaagaggaacactcctccattgttggtgggattgcaaactggtaaaaccattctggaaatcagtctggaggttcctcagaaaattggacattgaactgcctgaggatccagctatacctctcttgggcatatacccaaaagatgccccaacatataaaaaagacacgtgctccactatgttcatcgcagccttatatataatagccagaaaatggaaagaacccagatgcccttcaacagaagaatggatacagaaaatgtggtacatctacacaatggaatattactcagctatcaaaaacaacgactttatgaaattcgtaggcaaatggttggaactggaaaacatcatcctgagtgagctaacccaatcacagaatgacatacatggtatgcactcattgataagtggctattagcccaaatgcttgaattaccctagatgcctagagcaaatgaaactcaagacggatgatcaaaatgtgaatgcttcactccttctttaaaaggggaacaagaatacccttggcagggaagagagaggcaaagattaaaacagagactgaaggaacacccattcagagtctgccccacatgtggcccatacatatacagccacccaattagacaagatggatgaagcaaagaagttcaggcagacaggagccggatgtagatcgctcctaagagacacagccagaatacagcaaatacagaggcgaatgccagcagcaaaccactgaactgagaataggacccccgttgaaggaatcagagaaagaactggaagagcttgaaggggctcgagactccatatgtacaacaatgccaagcaaccagagcttccagggactaagcccctacccaaagactatacatggactgaacctggactctgacctcatagttagcaatgcatatcctagtaagagcaccagtggaagggtaagccctgggtcctgctaagactgaacccccagtgaactagactggtggcgggagggtggcaatggggggagggttgggaggggaacacccataaggaaggggaggggggaggaggatgtttgcccggacaccgggaaagggaataacacttgaaatgtatataagaaatactcaagttaataaaaaaaaaaagaaatttatcaaTGGAAATCTATAGTCAGCCAGCCTGAACAACTGGGGCTAACTAAATAGCTTTGTGTTGTTTCTTCCACACACAGTGTCATATTTGTTCGTTTCTATTCCCTCCACACTCTAATGCACATCCTTTATATTCCATATCTCCTAAGTGAAAGATAATCCTGGAAATCAGACCCTACATTCAAGACCAGGACATCAGACTTCTTCTCTGACCTCACTCTTAAGACTTAAAGTCATAAATTATTGTTCACAGTCACTTTTTACCAAAATATAGcaaataaaagatgtatttaagTAATTATTTAAAGTCACTGTAATGTTTACAAACCTTTGAGATTTTATCAAATTTAtgattctttattttcctttttattatttatttaactatttatttatttttaaactccatatttttattcccctctcAGTCCACCCTCCAATTGTTCCacctcccatacctcctccccatcccctatcTCCACGAAGATGACCCAATCCACCCACCCTACCAGAACTCTAAAATCCCTGTAGTCTCCCTATTCTTAATATATCATTTCTTAATATGTGATGGCTTTCAGAAACCATATGAAGGTATATTTTCTGAAAAAACTCCATTATATCTTCTGTTTTAATCTGTAGAATTTTTGAAGGGCTCGCAAATTTGCAagctacagattggggaaaaaaaacttcactaatagcATATCTCACAGagggttaatatcaaaatatataaagaactcaaagagcttaccaaaaaaaaccccaaacgatccaattaaaaaaaatgggatataggACTAAACGGAATTCACAACAGATGAAtctgaaatggctgagaagtacttaaagaatgttcaaagtccttaatgatcacagaaatgcaaatcaaaacaaccccgagatttccACCTTTAACCAATCctaatggctaaaatcaaaacctcaggtgactgCACATGTTAgtgaagatgtagagaaagaaagaaacactgcaTTGTGGATagaattgcaaacttgtacaaccattctgtaaatcaatCTGGCGATTCCTCAGAACACTAGAAAttgatctacctgaagatccagctataccacttttgggcatatatccaaaagatgctccaccatgccaTTGGGACaagtgttccactatgttcctagcagacttgtttttgatagccagaaactggaaaaaatccAGATGTACCACAAcagaagaacagatacagaaaatgtgattcatctacacaatgaaacactactcagctattaagaa
This genomic interval from Rattus norvegicus strain BN/NHsdMcwi chromosome 17, GRCr8, whole genome shotgun sequence contains the following:
- the Prl3a1 gene encoding prolactin family 3, subfamily A, member 1 isoform X2 — translated: MGMHFAHSLGYKSRNSSTCHTISLTTPGSNEQIQQTHSDVLLKMMISILRAWYHPLEHLVHAVATLEGICETMLFKVKEVEEKNQEILEKIKAILVRVYPGAEENVYPVWMGLADVRSANELTRHFTLSNLLHCLDSNTDKVATYLEALKCRIIHNNDC
- the Prl3a1 gene encoding prolactin family 3, subfamily A, member 1 isoform X1; the encoded protein is MPCPLLKGMHFAHSLGYKSRNSSTCHTISLTTPGSNEQIQQTHSDVLLKMMISILRAWYHPLEHLVHAVATLEGICETMLFKVKEVEEKNQEILEKIKAILVRVYPGAEENVYPVWMGLADVRSANELTRHFTLSNLLHCLDSNTDKVATYLEALKCRIIHNNDC